Proteins found in one Arthrobacter pascens genomic segment:
- a CDS encoding serine hydrolase domain-containing protein codes for MQLDSAGTAQLLGGLGRRHPRIAVATVVRGETTTASSGVPADADFEIGSISKAITGLLYADACDRGEVRPSTALGEMLPLADCPAAHLTLAAVSTHASGLPRLPQAGDTWKRTYGLWRHGRNPYGETLAELLLQARTVRLKSPRPRYSNLGFELLGHAVAAGAGLGFQGLLADRLRNPLGLTSMYVPAAAGELGPHALSGTSRRGSALQPWVGEALGPAGGILATIGDLAALARALLDGSAPGTSALDPVANFAGPAARIGAGWMTLEAKGRTITWHNGATGGFCSWMGLDRDAGTGVVLLSAVSGSLDRHAFRILTGLTSQG; via the coding sequence ATGCAACTCGATTCCGCTGGGACTGCACAGCTACTGGGCGGGCTGGGGCGCCGTCATCCGAGGATTGCCGTTGCCACCGTGGTGAGGGGCGAAACAACCACCGCAAGCAGCGGAGTTCCAGCGGACGCAGACTTTGAAATCGGATCCATTTCGAAGGCGATCACCGGGCTCCTGTATGCCGACGCCTGCGACCGCGGAGAAGTCCGTCCGTCCACGGCGTTGGGGGAGATGTTGCCTCTGGCCGACTGCCCGGCAGCACACCTGACCCTCGCCGCCGTGAGCACACATGCATCGGGGTTGCCACGGCTGCCTCAGGCCGGTGATACCTGGAAGCGCACGTACGGACTATGGCGGCACGGCCGGAACCCGTACGGGGAGACGCTGGCGGAGTTGCTGCTCCAGGCCCGGACGGTCCGGCTTAAATCACCGCGCCCACGGTATTCGAACCTCGGGTTCGAACTCCTTGGCCACGCGGTGGCGGCCGGGGCGGGGCTGGGCTTCCAAGGACTGCTGGCCGACCGCCTCCGCAATCCCCTGGGCCTGACCTCCATGTACGTTCCCGCCGCCGCCGGCGAACTCGGCCCCCACGCCCTCAGTGGCACCAGCCGACGGGGCAGCGCCCTGCAACCCTGGGTAGGTGAAGCGCTGGGACCGGCAGGCGGCATCCTCGCCACCATTGGCGACCTGGCCGCCCTTGCCCGCGCCCTCCTCGACGGTTCCGCGCCGGGAACTTCGGCCCTGGACCCGGTGGCCAACTTCGCCGGCCCGGCGGCACGCATCGGGGCTGGCTGGATGACGTTGGAGGCCAAGGGCCGGACCATTACTTGGCACAACGGAGCCACCGGCGGGTTCTGTTCGTGGATGGGCCTGGACAGGGACGCAGGCACCGGCGTTGTGCTGTTATCCGCAGTGTCCGGATCCCTGGACCGTCACGCGTTCAGGATCCTGACCGGGCTCACGTCACAGGGCTAA
- a CDS encoding aspartate aminotransferase family protein, which produces MVASQPVLDQAAAKAAVTNAEAVALDRANVFHSWSAQKSLNPLVIAGGSGSTVWDHDGNTYLDFSSQLVNTNIGHQHPKVIAAIAQQATTLATLAPSHASHIRGIAAAKVLSHAPANMDKVFFTNGGADANENAIRMARLHTGRDKVISRYRSYHGNTGAAIVATGDWRRIPNEYARGHVHVFGPYLYRSEFWAQTPEQETERALHHLRRVIQAEGPQSIAAILLETVPGTAGVLVPTPGYLEGVRALCDEYGIVMILDEVMAGFGRTGDWFALDAHNVTPDLITFAKGVNSGYVPVGGVIISGDIAATFDDRVFPGGLTYSGHPLAAASVVASIEAFEEEDIIGNAARIGRQHLEPGLTSLAEKHDVIGEVRGRGVFWALELVQDRTTRTPVTAEYMGRLKAELLRLGLLPFIADNRIHVVPPAVVTAEEVAVALAIYDQGLTAAGPAGR; this is translated from the coding sequence ATGGTCGCCAGCCAACCAGTCCTGGACCAAGCAGCCGCCAAGGCAGCGGTCACCAATGCAGAGGCCGTCGCCCTGGACCGGGCGAACGTGTTCCATTCATGGTCCGCGCAGAAGTCCCTCAACCCCCTGGTCATCGCCGGTGGATCGGGCAGCACCGTCTGGGACCACGACGGCAACACGTACCTTGACTTCTCCAGCCAGTTGGTCAACACCAACATCGGCCACCAGCACCCCAAGGTCATCGCGGCAATTGCCCAGCAGGCAACTACGCTCGCCACCCTGGCGCCGTCTCATGCCAGCCACATCCGCGGGATTGCCGCAGCCAAGGTCCTGTCCCACGCGCCGGCCAACATGGACAAGGTGTTCTTCACCAACGGCGGCGCAGACGCGAACGAGAACGCCATTCGTATGGCCCGCCTGCACACCGGACGCGACAAGGTCATTTCCCGCTACCGCTCCTACCACGGCAACACCGGCGCCGCGATTGTTGCCACCGGCGACTGGCGACGTATCCCCAACGAATACGCCCGCGGCCACGTGCACGTCTTCGGCCCGTACCTCTACCGCTCCGAGTTCTGGGCCCAGACCCCGGAGCAGGAAACCGAACGCGCACTGCACCACCTGCGCCGCGTTATCCAGGCCGAAGGCCCCCAGTCGATCGCGGCGATCCTGCTGGAGACCGTCCCCGGCACCGCAGGCGTCCTGGTCCCGACGCCCGGTTACCTTGAAGGCGTACGTGCGCTGTGCGACGAATACGGCATCGTGATGATCCTCGACGAGGTCATGGCCGGCTTTGGCCGCACCGGCGACTGGTTCGCCTTGGACGCCCACAACGTAACCCCGGACCTCATTACCTTTGCCAAGGGCGTCAACTCCGGGTACGTCCCCGTCGGCGGCGTCATCATCTCCGGCGACATTGCCGCCACCTTCGACGACCGGGTCTTCCCGGGCGGCCTCACCTACTCCGGCCACCCCCTCGCTGCAGCCTCCGTAGTCGCTTCCATCGAAGCCTTCGAAGAGGAAGACATCATCGGCAACGCCGCCCGGATCGGCCGCCAGCACCTCGAGCCGGGCCTGACTTCGCTGGCTGAAAAGCACGACGTAATCGGCGAGGTCCGCGGCAGGGGTGTCTTCTGGGCACTCGAACTCGTCCAGGACCGGACCACCCGCACTCCCGTCACTGCCGAATACATGGGCCGTCTCAAGGCAGAACTGCTCCGTCTTGGACTGTTGCCCTTCATCGCTGACAACCGCATCCACGTGGTCCCGCCCGCCGTTGTGACGGCCGAGGAAGTAGCTGTGGCCCTGGCCATCTACGATCAGGGCCTCACCGCCGCTGGTCCTGCCGGCAGGTAG
- a CDS encoding PucR family transcriptional regulator, giving the protein MAPEPGSSLLDEPIMWVHSSDLEDPTPFLDPGQLLLTDGTQFPQNTTTADPAAGSPLPPAPNGKGYDEYVRRLVEHEIRGLGFATQVIHGALPPGLEEACRKQGLPLLEVPDRTPFIAIIRMVADYLAKEEHARAEWSLQAQRAISRAALRPDGLTSILGELERQLHSWVALYDAAGNYVRMPRNRPVPSGIASEVNTEVRNALDLGTRSASHLEIEGQSVTLQTLGRKGGLRGALVLGAIEPLDPARTDIVNSVIGLASLALEQARTLDTARRHLRAGVFEQLLAGSTDVALKTARQVWGQLPREPLLVTASRQENPTPNLLEALELLADDYRGAVFYALRGEMLVVLAGRAHQDKVLELLQRHGAPCGISAEATMEGLPGAVEEAGRALRRAAELGRPMVEFSELSESGMLGLLREAKAGPVARGLLQPLIAHDEAEETELLATVREWFANNCVWDKTARRLGVHRHTLRNRIDAAGRILGLNLDGMRDRLELFAAVQFLEEG; this is encoded by the coding sequence GTGGCGCCCGAACCTGGGTCGTCCCTGCTGGATGAGCCCATCATGTGGGTGCACAGCTCCGATCTTGAGGATCCCACCCCGTTCCTGGACCCCGGACAGCTGCTTCTTACGGACGGCACGCAGTTCCCTCAAAATACGACGACGGCGGACCCGGCCGCCGGGAGCCCGCTCCCTCCAGCGCCGAACGGCAAGGGCTACGACGAGTATGTGCGCCGGCTGGTGGAGCATGAAATCAGGGGGCTTGGCTTCGCAACGCAGGTGATCCACGGGGCGCTGCCGCCAGGACTGGAGGAAGCGTGCCGGAAACAGGGTTTGCCGCTGTTGGAAGTTCCGGACCGCACCCCGTTCATCGCGATCATCCGCATGGTGGCCGATTACCTGGCCAAGGAAGAGCACGCCCGGGCGGAATGGTCGCTGCAGGCGCAGCGGGCCATTTCCCGCGCTGCGCTCCGCCCTGACGGACTGACCTCGATCCTCGGCGAACTCGAACGCCAGCTCCACAGCTGGGTGGCACTGTACGACGCCGCGGGAAACTACGTCCGGATGCCAAGGAACCGACCCGTTCCTTCAGGCATAGCCAGCGAGGTGAATACGGAAGTCCGGAATGCACTGGACCTGGGCACGCGCTCTGCCTCGCATCTGGAAATCGAAGGCCAATCCGTGACACTCCAGACCTTGGGCCGCAAGGGCGGCCTCCGCGGAGCCCTTGTCCTGGGTGCCATCGAGCCGCTGGACCCGGCCCGGACCGACATCGTCAACAGTGTGATCGGCCTGGCCAGCCTTGCCCTCGAACAGGCCCGCACGCTGGACACCGCGCGGCGGCATCTGCGTGCGGGCGTGTTTGAACAATTGCTGGCGGGCAGCACCGACGTCGCGCTGAAAACGGCCCGGCAGGTGTGGGGCCAACTGCCCCGCGAACCGTTGCTGGTAACGGCGTCGCGGCAGGAGAATCCGACACCGAACCTGCTGGAGGCACTGGAGCTGCTGGCCGATGACTACCGTGGTGCTGTGTTCTACGCCCTGCGGGGCGAGATGCTGGTGGTCCTCGCGGGGCGGGCCCACCAGGACAAGGTCCTTGAACTGCTCCAGCGCCACGGCGCTCCGTGCGGTATTTCCGCCGAGGCAACGATGGAAGGACTGCCGGGTGCCGTGGAAGAGGCGGGCCGGGCACTGCGGCGGGCAGCGGAACTTGGCCGGCCGATGGTTGAGTTTTCGGAGTTGTCCGAGAGCGGAATGCTGGGGCTGCTCCGGGAGGCGAAAGCAGGTCCCGTGGCCCGGGGCTTGCTGCAGCCGCTGATCGCCCACGACGAAGCTGAAGAGACAGAGCTGCTGGCCACGGTCCGCGAATGGTTCGCGAACAACTGCGTCTGGGACAAGACGGCAAGGCGGCTGGGCGTTCACCGCCATACGCTGCGCAATCGAATCGACGCGGCCGGGAGGATCCTGGGCCTGAACCTGGACGGCATGCGCGACCGCTTGGAGCTGTTCGCCGCGGTGCAGTTCCTGGAGGAGGGATAG
- a CDS encoding CoA-acylating methylmalonate-semialdehyde dehydrogenase, with translation MSGVRRKRHRARVANKPLLASPTDNLKARRSVSVNQELPVLSHWIGGEEASSSGDRTAPVFDPARGIETKHVALANAGDIESAISSAQKAFPAWRDLSITKRQQIIFRFRELLNERKGELAQIITAEHGKVVSDALGEITRGQEVVELATGFPHLIKGEHSENVSSGVDVYSTKSPLGVVGIISPFNFPAMVPLWFLPIAIAAGNTVVLKPSEKDPTAANWLAALFSEAGLPDGVFNVLHGDKEAVDGLLGHPDVKAISFVGSTPIAQYIYETAARNGKRVQALGGAKNHMLVLPDADLELAADAAINAGFGSAGERCMAISVVVAVEPVADELIEKITSRMATLRIGDGRRNCDMGPLVTREHRDKVASYIDVAIADGANVVVDGRGIAVDGDDNGFWLGPTLIDDVPVASRAYKEEIFGPVLSVVRVRSYEEGLDLINSGAYGNGTAIFTNDGGAARRFQNEVEVGMVGINVPIPVPVAYYSFGGFKDSIFGSSKAYGLQGFQFFTREKAITSRWLDPSHGGINLGFPQN, from the coding sequence ATGTCAGGCGTCCGCCGTAAGCGTCACCGGGCTAGGGTGGCTAACAAGCCGCTCCTGGCGTCCCCGACCGACAACCTGAAAGCGAGAAGAAGCGTGTCAGTCAATCAAGAACTTCCCGTGCTGTCCCATTGGATCGGGGGAGAAGAAGCATCTTCCTCAGGTGACCGAACGGCCCCGGTCTTCGACCCCGCCCGTGGCATCGAAACCAAGCATGTGGCATTGGCCAACGCCGGTGACATCGAATCCGCCATCTCCTCGGCACAAAAAGCTTTCCCGGCGTGGCGTGACCTCTCCATCACCAAGCGCCAACAGATTATTTTCCGCTTCCGTGAACTGCTGAACGAGCGCAAGGGTGAACTGGCGCAGATCATCACCGCCGAGCACGGCAAAGTGGTTTCGGACGCGCTGGGTGAAATCACCCGCGGCCAGGAAGTTGTCGAACTCGCTACGGGTTTCCCGCACCTGATCAAGGGCGAGCACTCGGAGAACGTCTCCAGCGGCGTGGACGTGTACTCCACCAAGTCACCTCTCGGTGTCGTCGGTATCATCAGCCCGTTCAACTTCCCTGCGATGGTGCCGCTCTGGTTCCTCCCCATCGCCATCGCCGCCGGCAACACCGTGGTCCTGAAGCCGAGCGAAAAGGACCCGACGGCGGCCAACTGGCTCGCAGCACTGTTCAGCGAGGCGGGGCTGCCGGACGGCGTCTTCAACGTTCTCCACGGCGACAAGGAAGCTGTCGACGGGCTTTTGGGGCACCCCGACGTGAAGGCAATTTCCTTTGTTGGTTCCACCCCGATCGCCCAGTACATCTACGAGACCGCGGCACGGAACGGTAAACGGGTCCAGGCCCTTGGCGGTGCCAAGAACCATATGCTGGTCCTGCCCGACGCCGACCTTGAGCTGGCTGCCGACGCCGCCATCAACGCCGGCTTCGGTTCCGCTGGCGAGCGCTGCATGGCCATCAGTGTTGTGGTCGCCGTCGAACCCGTCGCTGACGAGCTCATTGAAAAGATCACCTCCCGGATGGCAACGCTGCGGATCGGCGACGGCCGGCGCAACTGCGACATGGGGCCGCTCGTCACCCGCGAGCACCGTGACAAGGTGGCCTCCTACATCGACGTCGCCATCGCCGATGGAGCCAACGTGGTGGTGGATGGCCGTGGCATTGCAGTGGACGGCGACGACAACGGGTTCTGGCTCGGCCCGACGCTTATTGACGACGTCCCGGTCGCCTCCCGTGCCTACAAGGAAGAGATTTTCGGGCCTGTGCTGTCTGTTGTGCGTGTCCGCAGTTACGAGGAGGGCCTGGACCTCATCAACTCCGGCGCCTACGGCAACGGCACAGCGATCTTCACGAACGACGGCGGTGCGGCCCGCCGCTTCCAGAACGAGGTTGAAGTGGGCATGGTGGGCATCAACGTGCCCATCCCGGTCCCTGTGGCCTACTACTCCTTCGGCGGATTCAAGGACTCCATCTTCGGCAGCTCCAAGGCGTACGGACTGCAGGGCTTCCAGTTCTTCACCCGCGAAAAGGCCATCACCTCCCGCTGGCTGGACCCGAGCCACGGCGGCATCAACCTGGGCTTCCCGCAGAACTAG
- a CDS encoding GntR family transcriptional regulator — protein sequence MINEIRRAVVLGSIKPGEKLTEVQLSEWLSVSRPTVREALNQMAQEGLLVQEPYRGLRVATLDAAAIMDLANTRMALDMLAAAAIVDDESGRRMRMVEDGWREYSRLAMDPDPVVQHENHVAFHRKIWAASENALLLRLWPVTEAHVTIILAQDQATRADPARAHRVHEKLVEAIRTKDMDVIKKAFTEHTIDSAEELIALLGPTLSKEK from the coding sequence GTGATTAATGAAATCCGACGTGCCGTGGTCCTCGGGTCGATCAAGCCGGGCGAAAAGCTGACGGAAGTGCAACTCTCGGAGTGGCTCAGCGTCAGCCGGCCCACGGTCCGCGAGGCCCTCAACCAGATGGCACAGGAAGGGCTGTTGGTCCAGGAGCCCTACCGCGGGCTCCGGGTAGCCACCCTGGACGCCGCCGCCATCATGGATCTGGCAAACACCAGGATGGCCCTGGACATGCTCGCGGCCGCCGCCATCGTCGACGACGAGTCCGGGCGCCGAATGCGCATGGTTGAGGACGGTTGGCGCGAGTACAGCCGGCTGGCCATGGACCCGGACCCGGTGGTGCAGCACGAAAACCACGTTGCCTTCCACCGAAAGATCTGGGCGGCATCGGAGAACGCCTTGTTGCTGCGCCTCTGGCCGGTCACGGAGGCCCACGTCACCATCATCCTCGCGCAGGACCAGGCGACCCGCGCCGACCCTGCGCGTGCGCACCGAGTGCACGAGAAGCTGGTGGAGGCCATCCGGACCAAGGATATGGACGTCATCAAAAAGGCCTTCACGGAACACACGATCGACAGCGCGGAGGAACTCATCGCGCTCTTGGGCCCCACACTGAGTAAGGAGAAATAA
- a CDS encoding short chain dehydrogenase — protein MKVLIVGANGLLGSAAATALKERHQVIEASRSSDITVDLAEPDSIRRMFEEVGTVDAVISCTGAVPFKPLADLTEKDFRSGIDDKVLGQVNLVQIGADHVSDGGSFTLTSGVLAREPILTGAAASLANGALESFVMAAAAELPRRIRINAVSPTVLAEATGYHEFFPGFSQVPAETVGRAYVKSVEGIQTGQIYALD, from the coding sequence ATGAAGGTTCTCATTGTTGGCGCCAACGGCCTGCTCGGTTCCGCTGCGGCCACCGCGCTCAAAGAACGCCACCAGGTCATCGAAGCCTCCCGGTCCAGCGACATAACCGTGGATCTCGCCGAGCCTGACTCCATTCGGCGGATGTTTGAAGAAGTCGGCACCGTGGATGCCGTGATCTCATGTACAGGAGCTGTCCCCTTCAAACCACTGGCCGATCTCACGGAAAAGGATTTCAGGTCGGGCATCGATGACAAAGTCCTGGGCCAGGTCAACCTGGTCCAGATCGGAGCGGACCACGTCTCTGATGGCGGCTCCTTCACCCTGACCAGCGGCGTCCTGGCCCGCGAGCCAATCCTGACCGGCGCAGCAGCATCGCTGGCCAACGGCGCCCTGGAGTCTTTCGTCATGGCCGCCGCTGCGGAGTTGCCCCGACGCATCCGCATCAACGCAGTCAGCCCCACAGTCCTGGCCGAGGCCACCGGGTACCACGAGTTCTTCCCCGGCTTCTCCCAGGTACCGGCAGAGACAGTCGGCCGGGCCTACGTGAAGTCCGTGGAAGGCATTCAGACAGGGCAGATCTACGCCCTGGACTAG
- a CDS encoding substrate-binding periplasmic protein: MTKTSKIVLAVLAIAVLSVAAGFFGSGFRGNNASASSSGSAQGTFIEEIKKRGELRVGVAIAPPMTVQQPDGTLGGPNLIPLEELAKQLGVKLVPVPAEWKNIVAGLQANRYDFAANLDYTVERSLAISFTNPVYEYPGVFIVKANSPHSTSEQIIQSGGQIATAQGSAPEATLKGLTSNIMAMDSYSNAISAIQSDRAVAEFADLPTAESQAQADKSLKIVVSEPEIYSGTAAYGVPATIDSRSLQIVNIAIERAQKSGTLAQAYAKVNYFEVDNLGDLLKK; the protein is encoded by the coding sequence ATGACCAAAACAAGCAAGATCGTCCTGGCAGTTCTCGCCATTGCTGTGCTGTCCGTTGCCGCAGGCTTTTTCGGCAGCGGCTTCCGCGGCAACAACGCATCCGCCTCGTCGTCCGGTTCGGCGCAGGGCACGTTCATCGAGGAAATCAAAAAGCGCGGAGAGCTCCGTGTCGGCGTCGCAATCGCTCCCCCCATGACGGTCCAGCAGCCCGACGGCACGCTGGGAGGCCCCAACCTGATCCCCCTGGAGGAACTCGCCAAGCAGCTCGGCGTGAAGCTGGTTCCCGTTCCGGCCGAATGGAAGAACATCGTGGCCGGCCTACAGGCCAACCGCTATGACTTCGCAGCAAACCTGGATTACACCGTGGAGCGTTCGCTCGCGATCTCCTTCACGAACCCCGTCTACGAGTACCCCGGCGTGTTCATTGTGAAGGCAAATTCGCCCCACTCCACTTCCGAACAGATCATCCAGAGCGGCGGCCAGATCGCAACCGCCCAGGGTTCAGCCCCTGAAGCGACGTTGAAGGGCCTCACCTCCAACATCATGGCCATGGATTCCTACTCGAATGCGATCTCGGCCATCCAGTCGGACCGGGCCGTTGCAGAGTTCGCTGATCTGCCCACGGCGGAGTCCCAGGCGCAGGCGGACAAGTCGCTGAAAATCGTTGTGTCGGAGCCCGAAATCTACTCAGGCACGGCCGCCTACGGCGTTCCTGCCACCATCGACAGCCGTTCGCTGCAGATTGTGAACATCGCCATTGAGCGTGCACAGAAGAGCGGCACGCTGGCTCAGGCCTACGCCAAGGTCAACTACTTCGAGGTGGACAACCTCGGGGACCTCCTCAAGAAGTGA
- a CDS encoding amino acid ABC transporter permease, translated as MNYNFDWDVVARALPAMMQGLGITLQITLITIVISMVLAVPVAVGRMSKIEVIRWAAQGYIEIFRCTPLLVQLFWIFYALPALTGVTLPGYASAVIALTANLTAFMAETYRSGFQSVPVEQVEAGRMLQLSRFQQLRYIIVPQAMRQQLPVILSLNISLFKDTALVSTIAVADLMFISNTISAQNYRALEIFTLAALIYFAIAFPVSLITSSIERRMQNNAAMGGASRTGLLARMMPGSRVAVTR; from the coding sequence ATGAACTATAACTTCGACTGGGACGTGGTTGCCCGGGCATTGCCTGCAATGATGCAGGGCCTGGGCATCACCCTCCAGATCACACTCATCACCATCGTCATCAGCATGGTGCTCGCCGTCCCTGTGGCGGTGGGCCGTATGTCAAAGATCGAGGTCATCCGCTGGGCCGCCCAGGGATACATCGAGATCTTCCGCTGCACGCCGCTCCTGGTCCAACTTTTCTGGATCTTCTACGCGCTGCCGGCCCTGACCGGAGTGACCCTCCCGGGTTACGCCTCGGCGGTCATCGCGCTGACGGCCAACCTCACCGCGTTCATGGCCGAGACCTACCGAAGCGGCTTCCAGTCCGTTCCGGTTGAGCAGGTCGAAGCAGGCAGGATGCTTCAACTGAGCCGCTTCCAGCAGCTCCGCTACATCATCGTCCCGCAGGCCATGCGCCAGCAGCTACCCGTGATCCTGTCCCTGAACATCTCCCTGTTCAAAGACACGGCACTGGTTTCCACGATCGCCGTTGCTGACCTGATGTTCATCTCGAACACCATCTCCGCCCAGAATTACCGCGCCTTGGAGATCTTCACCCTCGCGGCGCTGATCTACTTCGCCATCGCTTTCCCCGTCTCACTGATCACCAGTTCCATCGAGCGGCGCATGCAGAACAACGCCGCAATGGGCGGCGCGTCCCGGACCGGGCTCCTGGCCCGCATGATGCCCGGCTCCCGTGTGGCGGTGACACGATGA
- a CDS encoding amino acid ABC transporter ATP-binding protein has translation MSNAAVSPQLPTNFQQKDNEVSEQKGIRLTAPEHTAGKAGNGQVLVEARGLQKSFGARKILRNVDFQMNKGDITVIIGKSGSGKSTLLRALAGLTDPDDGEIVVDGQTVFADKQRTKLWDGVRSEVGMVFQTYTLWPHMNVLDNLVLAPRKVRGANASESRERAEAALAEVGMAEHILSRPTQLSGGERQRVAIARALMMKPKLLLCDEITSALDPPVAAEVLDVLRRLKEEDGIAVALVTHDMAFASKAADRVVFFHDGEIAVNATPAAAFNNSDNQDLKKFVDAVRF, from the coding sequence ATGAGCAACGCCGCAGTCAGTCCGCAGCTTCCCACCAACTTCCAGCAGAAGGACAATGAAGTGAGTGAACAGAAGGGCATCCGGTTGACAGCGCCGGAGCACACCGCGGGCAAGGCCGGAAACGGCCAGGTCCTGGTGGAAGCCCGCGGCCTCCAGAAGAGCTTTGGAGCCAGGAAGATCCTCCGGAATGTGGACTTCCAGATGAACAAGGGCGACATCACGGTCATCATCGGCAAGAGCGGCTCCGGCAAGTCAACGCTGTTGCGGGCACTCGCCGGACTCACGGACCCCGACGACGGCGAGATCGTCGTTGACGGACAGACAGTTTTCGCCGATAAGCAGCGCACCAAACTATGGGATGGTGTCCGGTCGGAAGTGGGCATGGTCTTCCAGACCTACACCCTCTGGCCGCACATGAACGTTCTGGACAACCTGGTTCTGGCGCCGCGCAAGGTCCGCGGCGCCAACGCCTCGGAGTCCCGGGAACGTGCCGAAGCGGCCCTTGCCGAAGTTGGCATGGCCGAGCACATCCTCAGCAGGCCCACACAGCTCTCCGGCGGTGAACGGCAGCGTGTGGCAATCGCCCGAGCCCTGATGATGAAGCCCAAACTCCTGCTGTGCGATGAGATCACGTCGGCCCTCGACCCACCCGTCGCAGCCGAGGTCCTCGACGTCCTCCGCCGTTTGAAGGAGGAGGACGGCATCGCAGTGGCTCTGGTTACCCACGACATGGCTTTCGCTTCCAAGGCCGCCGACCGCGTGGTCTTCTTCCACGACGGCGAAATCGCCGTCAACGCCACACCGGCAGCGGCGTTCAATAACAGCGACAACCAGGACCTGAAGAAGTTTGTAGACGCCGTCCGGTTCTAG
- a CDS encoding NAD(P)/FAD-dependent oxidoreductase: protein MHTVVIGGGVIGLTQAYHLAREGETVTVIDARATGLGASEVNAGWIVPAEAAPVPGPGVVLQSLKWMLRPDSPLYIRPSLQPDFLKFMFGMWRRSNFQDQRAGFEGHLRLAQHTIETFDEYRADGMDFEMHSEGLLMAFTQKENLEHHLDNLDLPKAFGLDPQVLVGDDVRNHEPLLTDAVYGGIYFPLERHVDPGAMVTALHKRLVELGVQIVENSPIDRVSRNGNTVTAVHSGEQTFSGDRFVLASGAWTGPLSKLFKEPLPVRPGKGYSVEVPAYGLRGAVNLSDAKVAVTPFNARLRLAGTMEFGGLDEKINQVRIDAILRAPRTYFRGWQPPTEAVTPRAGIRPMTPDGMPVIGSLGSLSNTYVSTGHGMLGVTLAPGSAAALTDLILTGRKSPALLPFTSARFLRRNHAA, encoded by the coding sequence GTGCACACCGTTGTAATTGGCGGCGGCGTCATCGGCCTGACTCAGGCCTACCACCTCGCCCGCGAAGGCGAGACCGTCACCGTCATCGATGCCAGGGCCACCGGCCTGGGTGCCTCCGAAGTCAACGCCGGGTGGATCGTCCCGGCGGAGGCGGCACCCGTGCCGGGACCCGGCGTCGTTCTCCAGTCCCTTAAGTGGATGCTGCGGCCGGACAGCCCGCTCTATATCCGCCCCTCCCTACAGCCGGACTTCCTGAAATTCATGTTCGGGATGTGGCGCCGGTCCAATTTCCAGGACCAGCGGGCCGGCTTCGAGGGACACCTGCGCCTGGCCCAGCACACCATCGAGACCTTCGACGAGTACCGCGCCGATGGCATGGACTTCGAAATGCACAGCGAAGGCCTGCTCATGGCCTTCACGCAGAAGGAGAACCTGGAGCACCACCTGGACAACCTGGATCTTCCCAAGGCGTTTGGCCTGGACCCGCAGGTCCTGGTGGGCGACGACGTCCGGAACCACGAGCCGCTGCTCACGGATGCGGTTTACGGCGGCATCTACTTCCCGCTGGAGCGGCACGTGGATCCCGGGGCCATGGTGACGGCGCTCCACAAGCGGCTTGTCGAACTGGGCGTGCAGATCGTCGAAAATTCTCCCATTGACCGCGTCTCAAGGAACGGCAACACCGTCACGGCCGTGCACAGCGGTGAGCAGACGTTCTCTGGCGACCGGTTTGTACTCGCCTCAGGCGCGTGGACCGGCCCCCTGTCCAAGCTCTTCAAGGAACCGCTCCCGGTCCGGCCCGGCAAGGGCTACAGCGTCGAAGTTCCTGCCTACGGGCTGCGCGGCGCGGTGAACCTCTCCGACGCCAAGGTGGCCGTGACTCCGTTCAACGCCCGGCTCCGCCTTGCGGGAACCATGGAATTCGGCGGCCTGGACGAGAAGATCAACCAGGTCCGGATCGACGCCATCCTGCGGGCGCCCCGCACGTACTTCCGCGGCTGGCAACCGCCAACCGAGGCGGTGACGCCAAGGGCTGGCATACGCCCCATGACGCCCGACGGCATGCCCGTGATCGGTTCCCTGGGCAGCCTCAGCAACACCTATGTATCCACAGGCCACGGCATGCTCGGCGTCACCCTGGCACCGGGCAGCGCGGCAGCCCTGACCGACCTCATCCTGACAGGCAGGAAGAGCCCGGCCCTGCTGCCCTTCACCTCAGCCCGTTTCCTTCGCCGCAACCACGCGGCCTGA